Proteins encoded together in one Bactrocera neohumeralis isolate Rockhampton chromosome 4, APGP_CSIRO_Bneo_wtdbg2-racon-allhic-juicebox.fasta_v2, whole genome shotgun sequence window:
- the LOC126756219 gene encoding uncharacterized protein LOC126756219, translating to MLAHSFVLLVIVSTSFYISRVVSLRPAGNDDYMQGSTVDNVNPFVAARQRLKQQQLQYERAKYKYFADNNEHRAYDLNGNNNNNMAYSDYLQQQQQQRLQNGIASIGKTNMKETQAKANDKHDAALNDFPPDSEEEAEKAAAKKKSDLNEIFGSYQHAERIHNVANNKEDKTNLRGDYEVSNGESQHSGMAAQNEIAKNDHQTKLARRSAALSPNQNPADYENDEELDLDLPYGIQNVRKRMARHKPDHTKSITYQSLCPTKRIAIPLETSGYEYRPSHYIEVTCAHYTPAHSFEMRKNRICSEAGFSCIQLNRTIHLIRRNKAASDECWESEIRIVPSGCECMWPKHDNGDIAAYHEAQKRFGAYANVQANADYEQGVGYRQIQPQQAELFGINGLRHNENADGVGFEAFEYN from the exons GTGCTTCTCGTTATTGTTTCAACGTCGTTCTACATTTCGCGAGTCGTCTCCTTACGTCCCGCCGGCAATGACGATTACATGCAAGGCAGCACTGTTGACAACGTTAATCCCTTTGTGGCAGCGCGACAAcgactaaaacaacaacaacttcagtACGAACGAGCCAAGTATAAATACTTCGCTGATAATAATGAGCACCGAGCTTATGATTTAAATggaaacaataataacaatatggCATACAGTGAttacttgcaacaacaacagcagcaacgaTTACAAAATGGAATTGCAAGCATTGGAAAAACAAACATGAAAGAAACACAGGCGAAAGCCAATGACAAGCACGACGCAGCGCTCAACGATTTTCCACCAGATTCGGAAGAGGAAGCGGAGAAAGCGGCAGCAAAGAAGAAATccgatttaaatgaaatatttggcaGCTATCAGCATGCAGAACGAATTCATAACGTAGCCAACAACAAAGAAGATAAGACAAATCTGCGCGGCGATTACGAGGTCTCTAATGGCGAGTCCCAGCATAGTGGAATGGCTGCTCAGAATGAAAT CGCGAAAAACGACCATCAAACGAAACTTGCGCGACGCTCGGCAGCGCTGTCCCCTAATCAAAATCCAGCGGATTATGAGAACGATGAAGAGCTCGATTTGGACCTGCCCTATGGCATACAGAATGTGCGCAAGCGTATGGCTCGTCATAAACCGGATCATACCAAATCA ATCACTTATCAGTCGCTGTGCCCCACCAAACGCATCGCGATACCGCTCGAGACTTCCGGTTACGAATATCGTCCCAGCCATTATATAGAAGTCACATGCGCACATTATACACCCGCACACAGTtttgaaatgagaaaaaatcgC ATTTGCTCAGAGGCGGGCTTCTCCTGCATACAACTGAATCGTACCATTCACCTGATAAGACGCAATAAAGCAGCCAGCGACGAGTGTTGGGAGTCGGAAATACGCATTGTGCCCTCGGGTTGTGAATGCATGTGGCCGAAGCATGACAATGGCGATATCGCAGCCTACCATGAGGCGCAGAAGCGTTTTGGCGCGTATGCGAATGTGCAGGCAAATGCCGACTACGAGCAGGGCGTGGGCTATCGCCAGATACAGCCGCAACAAGCAGAATTGTTCGGGATAAATGGATTGCGTCACAATGAGAATGCCGACGGCGTTGGTTTTGAGGCCTTCGAGTATAATTGA